The genome window TTTAGCTGAATGCGTGCGGTTAAACCAAAAAATTTAGGTTCACTCTTGAGCGTCACGTTATGCATTCGAGCAAGTTCCTCGACCACCCATGCGCCAGCATTGTGACGAGTGCGAGTGTACTCTGGTCCTGGATTCGCTAATCCGACTAATAATTTTATTGGTTGACTCAAGGTGTTGGTCCCTTCGTAAACGAAAAAGCGCCGTATGATAGCACAGAACGACTTCACGGTGCGAGATTACGTGATGTTTGTTTATTCATCGTGATATAAAAAAAGCGCCTTATCCAATGATAAGGCGCTTAAAATCGTCATTAAGGAATGATTATGCGTTAAACATTGCCGAAATGGATTCTTCGTTACTGATGCGACGAATGGCTTCAGCAAGCATGGTCGATAAGGTCAATTGACACACTTTACCTGTTGCTGCCATCTCTTTACTCAAGGTGATTGAGTCAGTGACGATCACTTGGTCTAATACTGAATTTTTGATGTTTTTCGCCGCATCGCCTGAGAAAATGGCGTGAGTTGCATAGGCAAATACGCGCTTAGCGCCGCGATTTTTCAGTGCTTCAGCCGCTTTGCATAACGTGCCACCAGTGTCGATCATGTCATCAACAATAATGCAGTCACGGCCTTCTACGTCACCAATTAGGTTCATTACTTCAGACACATTGGCGCGTGGGCGGCGTTTATCGATAATCGCAATATCAATATCACCCATCGCTTTTGCCGTTGCACGAGCACGGACGACACCGCCTAAGTCTGGAGATACAACAACAGGATCGACAAGTCCGCGAACTTGCATATCTTCAAGAAGTACCGGAGTACCGAAGATATTATCGACAGGGACGTCGAAGAATCCTTGAATTTGTTCTGCATGAAGGTCGATGGTTAAGACGCGGTCAACACCCACGTTAGAAAGGAAGTCTGCAACAACTTTGGCGGTAATTGGCACACGAGCAGAACGGACGCGACGGTCTTGGCGTGCATAGCCGAAGTATGGGATTACAGCCGTAATACGTCCAGCTGAAGCACGGCGCATTGCGTCAATCATTACGACCAACTCCATGAGGTTATCATTGGTTGGAGCACAGGTTGATTGAATAAGAAAAACATCGCTACCACGAACATTTTCATTGATTTGTACCGCGACTTCACCATCGGAAAAACGGGAAACGGTAGCATCACCAAGGGAAATATAGAGACGATCAGCAATACGTTGGGCTAGTTCAGGTGTGGCATTACCAGCAAATAGCTTCATATCAGGCACGGTGGAAACCTCAGGGTTGCGTCCAGTTTTAAATAGAAAGGGTCTTGGTTGTTTCATAAACAACCAGTGCTTCTTTCAACGGCGATGTATTTCGCCCTTGCGCGACAAACGCTGAAACACTATTAGTATCAAGTTTAGCAAGAGCAGTATTGGCTTGTTCCGCGTTAGGAAATTCCGCAAAAATGCAAGATCCAGTACCAGTTAACCTCGACGGCGCATATTGTAGCAGCGATGAAAGTTTATTATCAACCTCTGGATACAGTAATCGGACAATTTTTTCGCAATCGTTTTCGTAAGGTTGTGCTAAAAGTTCAGGCAGCGGGCGCTTAGGCGTATGGCGAGGTAAATCGGGATGGGTAAATACCTCTTTGGTCGAAATCGAGACATTGGGTCGTACGACCAGATACCAAGATTCATTGGGTTGGACTGGCATCAATTGTTCGCCGACACCTTCAGCAAACGCTGCAAATCCTCGAATGAATACGGGGACATCGGCGCCAAGTTTGAGCCCCAACTGTGCTAACTCGTCGTCACTACAGCCAGTATTCCAGAGATGATTGAGTGCCACTAATGTGGTCGCGGCATTCGAAGATCCCCCACCGATTCCGCCGCCCATGGGCAGAACTTTTGTCAGCTCAATATGCGCGCCGCTGCGACATTGGGTATAGGTTTGCAGGGCAACGGCCGCCCGGTAGATAAGGTTCTCTTCTACTGGGACCTCAGGTAAGTCTGGACTGAGTGTAATGGCGGAATCCGAGGTAACCGTGATGGCCAACTCATCGCCATAGTCTAAAAATTGGAAAAGGGTCTGTAATTCATGATACCCATCCTCCCTCTGACCATTGATGTAGAGGAATAAGTTCAATTTTGCCGGAGAGGGCCACTGAGTGGTCACTGTTTTCATTATTGGACGGCCCATTTGCTAATCACAATACGTAGCTTAATCTGCCCTTGAGACAAGGATAAACGCGTTGGAAGGTACAACGGGGTGCCTTGATAAGGGTAAGCACTATAATCCGTATAGTTAACCAGCCAGCGCTTGTGATCGATTGTCGTAATGAGCGAACTCAGCGTATTGTTTTGATTGAGAATATGGTCATCGGAGTCACTTGGTAAACCTAATATCCATTTTTGTAATGGGATGATGGGTAAGCGTAGCCCAGTTAAACGTGCCACTAAAGCTTGCGCATCTTTGTCACGGAAGGTTTTATCATCATAGGTGTGAATCGTTGCGCCATCGTGAGTCATGGTCAGGTGCAAGACGGTTTGACCAAGGAAGTTGGTTAAACGCAAATCGGTATTCTCACCACGTTTACGCCATTGAAAGTTCATGGATTGCCGTTGTTGCGGCGAAATATATCCCATCTTGCCCGACAGTGTATATTGATCGATCTGTGTTAAACGAGCTTGATGCTCGGACCAATCAACTTGGTAATCGGGGGAGTGTGTGACGGAACTGCATCCTGCTAAAAACAGTACAACTAGCGAGAAAAGTAGCGTAATACGTTGGGTGACAAATCTCATTTGTGCATTTCGTCCTTTTGGTGTGTCTTTATTATTAAGCCTATAACGGTGTTTTGGCAAATTATGAGCAGAAAAACGACGGTTCAAACCTCTCGATAGCATGGCGATGAATAGACGTTTTGACTGTTGGATTGTTCTTTTACACCGTAATTTTGAGGGTAAACTATAGCATTGATGTCAGGCCGTGGTGAAAAACAAATTTGATTAGGCTTTCATTCCCAGAGGTCATCAAGTAAAATTCTGCTCTTGATCAATGTTCTTACCTGAGAATTCTCTATCAAATGTCTTTACTTTCTATTGGTATCAATCACAACACGGCGCCTGTTGAACTGCGTGAAAAAGTCGCTTTCGGTCCAGAAAAACTGAAAGATGCTTTGACGCAGTTGTCGGATAGTGCCTATGTGAATGGAGGCGTTATCGTATCGACCTGCAATCGCACTGAGCTCTACTGTGATGTCAAGAATGCCAGTAAGAATAAGCTCATTGATTGGTTATCCAGCTTCCATGATGTTCCTCCGGAAGAAATCAAACCCAGCCTATACGTGCATGAAGAGCAAGCGGCGATTCGTCATTTGATGCGCGTCTCTTGTGGTTTAGATTCATTGGTGTTGGGTGAGCCGCAAATTTTGGGTCAGGTAAAACAAGCGTATGCCGATGCAAGAGAGCAAAATGCGGTCGATCCAGCGATAGAAAAATGGTTCCAAAAAGCCTTTTCGGTGGCGAAACGGGTCCGAACGGAAACCGACATTGGTGGTAACGCGGTATCGGTGGCTTATGCTACGTGTACCTTGGCCAAGCACATTTTTGACTCGTTGAAAGATGCAACCGTATTGTTGGTCGGGGCGGGAGACACGATAGAGTTGGTGGCGACTCATCTAGTCAGTCATCAGTGTAAGCGCATCATTGTGGCCAACCGGACTCGTGAGCGGGGGATGGCTCTGGCAGAAAGTGTCAACGGAGAAGTCATTGCCCTCAATGAAATTCCTGACCACCTTGCCAGCGCGGATATTGTGATCAGTTCAACGGCCAGTCCCTTGCCGATCATCGGTAAGGGGATGGTTGAAGCCGCAGTTAAAGCGCGGCGCCACAAGCCCATGTTGCTTATTGATATTGCGGTTCCTCGTGATGTGGAATCTCAGGTGGGGGATATCGATGATGTATACTTGTATACCGTGGATGATTTGCAGTCCATTATTGATAGTAATATGGCGCAAAGAAAAGTCGAAGCGGTACAAGCTGAAAGCATCGTCAGCGAAGAAAGCGCCGAATTTATGGGCTGGATGCGATCCTTGCAGGCAGTCGACAGTATCCGCGATTACCGTACCAAGGCGAACGATACTCGCGAAGAATTGTTGGCAAAAAGCATGCAAGCCTTAGCGTCTGGCGCCGATCCAGAAAAATTGTTAATTGAGCTCAGCAATAAATTGACGAATAAATTGATTCATGCTCCAACGCGCGCTTTACAGGCGGCTGCCCAGCATGGTGAGCCAGAAAAATTAGCGGTCATACGACAAAGTTTGGGTCTTGATGACCCTCAATAAGATATCAATTGTAAAGTTAAGAAGAGACTATGAAAGCGTCGATTTTAGTAAAGCTTGAAACCCTAGTAGAACGATATGAAGAAGTTCAGTATCTGCTAGGTGATCCAGAGGTCATTGGGGATCAAAATAAATTCCGAACTCTGTCGAAAGAGTATTCTCAGTTAGAAGAAGTCACCAAATGCTTTCAAGCATACCAACAAGCGCAACAGGATTTAGAAGCCGCTCAAGAAATGGCTAACGAAGACGATGCTGAGATGCGCGAAATGGCAGAAGAAGAAGCCAAAGACGCCGAGCAACTGATTGCGAAATTAGCGTCGGATCTTGAAGTCTTATTGCTCCCTAAAGATCCCAATGATGACCGCAACTGTTTCCTTGAAATCCGTGCTGGAGCCGGCGGTGATGAAGCGGGGATTTTTGCCGGAGATTTGTTCCGTATGTACAGCCGTTTTGCTGAGAAAAAAGGCTGGAAAGTGGAAGTCATGTCAGCGAGTGAGTCTGAACATGGCGGGTACAAGGAAATGATCGCGAAAGTCGCCGGAGAAGGTGTCTATGGCGTGTTGAAATTCGAATCGGGAGGACATCGAGTCCAACGAGTACCTGAAACTGAATCACAAGGCCGCGTGCATACCTCGGCGTGTACCGTTGCTGTGATGCCTGAAATACCGGAAGCAGAAGTGCCTGAATTGCGTACAGGAGACTTACGCATTGATACCTTCCGCTCATCAGGCGCAGGTGGTCAGCACGTCAACACGACCGATTCAGCGATTCGTATTACCCACTTACCAACGGGGATTGTCGTGGAGTGTCAGGATGAGCGCTCCCAACATAAAAACAAAGCGAAAGCGATGGCCGTACTGGCAGCACGTATTGCCAAAGCGGAAGAAGAAAAGCGCGCCGCCGAAATTTCTGATACGCGCCGTGACTTGTTAGGGTCGGGGGATCGTAGTGATCGCATTCGTACCTATAACTACCCACAAGGTCGCGTGTCTGATCATCGTATTAACTTGACGGTATATCGCTTGAACGAAGTGATGGGCGGCGATTTACAAACCTTGATCGATCCTGTTATCCAAGAGCATCAGGCTGACCAATTAGCGGCCTTAGCTGAGCAGCAGTAATCTCATCATGCCAACTATTGATGAGCGGCTTAAACAAGCCACACAGCAACTCGCTGCCAGCGGCAGTGAATCACCGTCGCTCGATGCGGCGGTGTTGCTCTGTCATGCACTCAATAAACCCCGCTCGTATTTATTTACTTGGCCGGATAAAACGTTGAATGACGCTGAATCCGCGCAGTTTGAGTCATTCCTCGCCCTACGTCTTGAAGGCCGACCTGTTGCCCACATTACGGGAGAGCGCGAGTTTTGGTCTTTGCCTTTGCAAGTTTCTCCCACCACGTTGATTCCACGACCTGATACCGAACGCTTAGTCGAAGTGGCCTTGGCGTTATCTGATATTCCTGCAGGACAGGTGTTGGATTTGGGAACGGGAACAGGGGCAATCGCTCTGGCTTTGGCATCAGAGTGGCCACAGCGTTCTATTGTCGGGATTGATTTGCGGATTGAAGCCCAGCAATTAGCACAGCGTAATGCGGCTCGGCTTGGCTTCGACAATGTGACGGTGAAACAGGGCAGTTGGTTTACACCGCTTAAGGCTGGTACAAAGTTTGCTTTGATTGTTTCCAATCCCCCTTACATTGAAGAAAACGATCCGCATCTAGAGCAAGGGGATGTTCGATTTGAGCCGAGAAGTGCGTTAGTGGCTTCGCAAAACGGGTTGGCGGACATTACTTACATCAGCGACCATGCCAGAGAGTACTTACTGGACGGTGGGTGGCTGATTTTTGAGCATGGGTATGATCAAGGAACAGCGGTTCGTGAACAATTAGTCACATTGGGGTATCAAGATGTGCGCACGGAGCGAGATTATGGCGGCCAAGAACGTGTAACATTAGGCCGTTTTTTGAGTTAATAGGACAAAGTCATGTACGAATTTTTCAAGCAATTGCATTTATCGACCATCGCTATTAGTGTCACGTTGTTAACCGTGAGATACATTTTGATGATGATGGATTCTCCGAAACTGAATAATAAGTTTTTAAAGATTTTCCCTCATATCAACGATACTGTGTTGTTGGTTTCTGGCGTGGTATTAATTTATATCACTGGTTTTGTGCCGTTTACCGCAGCAGCACCGTGGATGGCAAGCAAGTTGATGTGTGTGGTTGCGTATATCGCGTTAGGCGTGTTTGCGTTGAAACTGGGGCGTAACAAATTACTCAGAACGTTTGGTTTTCTCGGGGCGCTGGGGTGGTTAGCCATGGCTGGGAATATTGCCGTAACGAAAGTTCCCATGTTTTTTCAATAAGCAATAGAGTAGCGAAGTAATGCTGTTAAATTTATCGGATGATGATTTTGATGAAATGCCTCTCGCGGAAGGGGCTTTGGTCCTAAACGAAGCCATTGATTCGGAAACGAGAGTGGCGTGGGCGAAAGAAGAGTTGGAACGTTTAGTCGCGGAGGCGAAGCAGGCCTTAACAACGCATACTCACGGTCCCGCTCGTCTCGAGGCTTTCTTGCAATTGTTTTATCAAGAATGGGGCTTTAAAGGCGATCAAGAGGCCTATTTTGATGCCAGTAATGCCTTCATTGATAAAGTGCTTGAGCGCCGTAAGGGGATCCCAGTTAGCTTAGGCGCTTTGCTATTGTATTTTGCTGATAAGCTCGATTTCCCGTTTGAGGCCGTTAACTTTCCGACTCAATTTTTAATTAAAGTGGTATGGCCTGAATCCACGGCCTATTATCTGAATCCGTTTTCTGGCGAAGAGGTGTCTCAGCATACCTTGCAAGCTTGGCTGGTGGGGCATAAAGGTCCATTGAGCCAGTTAAAACCTGAGCATCTGAAAACGACTGACCACGCCACGATCATTGGTCGCTGGTTAGCGTTAATCAAAAATGCGTTATTGCGTGAAGAGCGCTATACCTTAGCATTACGCTGTACAGATCTTGCACTGACCTTTGTTCCCGATGATCCTTATGAGATTCGTGATCGAGGCTTTATCTATCAGCAATTGGATTGCCATCACGTGGCGGCCTCTGATTATCAGTATTTTATCGACCAATGCCCGGATGATCCGGCGGCTGAATTATTAAAAACTCAAGTGAATGCATTAAGTCGCGATGATGTGACCGTGCACTAATCATAATAAGAGAGAACACAATGGAACAAAAGATCGTTCATGTTGGTGACATCCCGGTAGCTAACGATAAACCCTTCACGCTATTTGCGGGAATGAATGTTTTAGAGTCTCGCGATATGGCGATGCGCATTTGTGAGCATTACGTCAATGTGACGAATAAACTCAATATTCCTTATGTATTCAAAGCGTCGTTTGATAAAGCAAACCGCAGCTCTATCCACTCTTATCGTGGGCCAGGTTTAGACGAAGGATTGAAAATCTTTCAAGAAATCAAAGAGACGTTTGGGGTCAAAATCATTACCGATGTGCATAACGAAGCTCAAGCTCAACCCGTTTCTGAAGTGGTGGATGTTATCCAGCTTCCCGCATTTTTAGCTCGTCAAACAGACTTAGTTGAAGCGATGGCGAAAACTGGCGCGGTGATTAACGTGAAAAAACCTCAGTTTATGAGCCCGGGCCAAGTCGGAAATATCGTTGAGAAATTTGCTGAATGCGGCAATGAGAATATCATTTTGTGTGAACGTGGCTCATGCCATGGTTACGATAACCTAGTGGTGGATATTTTAGGGTTTGGCGTGATGAAAAAGGCGTCTCAAGGTAGTCCAATTATCTTTGATGTGACGCACTCACTACAAAACCGTGATCCTTCTGGGGCCGCTTCTGGTGGTCGCCGTGAACAAACGGTTGAGCTTGCTAAAGCCGGCTTGGCAACAGGCATTGCGGGCTTATTCATTGAAGCTCACCCAGATCCAGATAATGCGAAATGTGATGGTCCATCGGCTCTGCCACTCGATAAGCTAGAACCGTTTTTACAACAAATGAAAGCCTTGGATGATATGATCAAAGGCTTTGAGCATATCGATATTAAATAACACGCTAAACGTTACGTTTAGCGATAACATCATAACGCGCCTGAATTGTTAGGCGTGTTGTGATGTGATGTGTTCCACTCCCTCCGGTTAATTTTCTTCTTGCGATGTTGCTCATGACACCCTTCACGCCCGATGGATTCGAGCTATAATGCCGCTTGAATTGATATCGTAATGAGATAACGTGTTTGAACAAGGATAACAACCATGACGCCAGCCATTAATTTAGCCAAAAAAAAGAAAACGCCTCATACTATCCATCAGTACCAGCATGATCCAAATAGTGAAAGTTACGGCGAAGAAGCGGCTCGCGTGTTGGGTCAAGATCCTAGTACGGTGTTTAAAACGTTACTGTTTGCGTTAAACGGGGAAGAGAAGCAATTAGCCGTCGCGGTGATTCCGGTCAGTTTGCGCCTCAATCTCAAATTGGCTGCGAAAGCTGCGAAAGCCAAAAAAGCCGAAATGGCCAAGCCCGACATCGCCGAGAAAACGACAGGTTATGTCGTCGGTGGTATCAGCCCTCTAGGGCAGAAGAAAGCCTTACCCACCTTTATTCATCATAGTGCCGAATTACAGGATACGATATGTGTTAGCGCGGGTAAGCGAGGGTTAGAAATAGAATTGTCGCCACAAGATCTAGCGATGTTAACTCGCGGAACCTTCGTTGATTTGTGCGGGGAATAACCTCGTTTCTCAGTGTCGAACGCGCATAAAAAAAGGTCCATAAAGGACCTTTTTTTATGCATTTTAAAGGAAGAGGAGAGTTTACTCGTCGTCGAGCTGAGTACTATCTACGATATGATTTTCGCCAAGATCTTGTGGCAAAATAAGATTCAGTACAATCCCGACGATACCACATAAGCTAACACCCTGTAGGTTGAAGTTACCAATTCCAAATGCCATCCCACCAATGCCAAACACCAAGACAACCCCAACAATGACTAGATTACGGGATTTGTGTAAATCAACGTTATGCTTAATGAGTGAATTCAGACCTACGGTGGCAATGGAGCCAAATAATAAGATCATGATTCCACCCATGACAGGCACAGGAATGGTTTGTAAGAACGCGCCGAGCTTGCCAATTAACGCTAATGCAATCGCGGTAACGGCAGCCCAAGTCATGATCACCGGATTAAATGCTCGAGTTAATGTCACCGCTCCTGTGACTTCGCTGTATGTCGTGTTCGGCGGCGCTCCTAAAAAAGCCGCCAAAATTGTGGCGACACCGTCACCAGTAATGGTGCGATGCAAACCGGGTTTTTTTAAATAGTCTTTACCGGTGACGTTAGAAATCGCAATCATGTCGCCAACATGCTCGACCGCTGGAGCAATCGCCACGGGAATCATGAATAAAATGGCGTTGATATTGAATTCAGGCATGGTGAAGTTTGGCAGTGCGAACCAAGCCGCTTGGTGAATGGCGGAAAAGTCGACAACACCAAAAAATAAGGACAGCATGTAGCCAACGAAAATACCACCACAGATAGGAATTAAGCGGAAAAACCCTTTGACATAAACACTAATCGCAATGGTGGTGAGCAAAGAGGCTAGGGCTATCCACAGGGCATAGTCACCATTGACTAACTGGGCACTCCCATCGCCGGATTTTCCCATCGCCATATTCACGGCGGTAGGGGCAAGGCCAAGCCCAATCACCATGATGACCGGACCGACAACCACAGGAGGCAGTAATTTATGGATAAAGCCAACCCCACGAACTTTAATCGCGGCACCAAGCAACACATACACCATACCCGCTGCGACTAGGCCACCCATGGTCGCGGCAATACCGAAGGCTTGTGTGCCATACATAATGGGAGCAATAAAGGCAAAAGAAGAGGCGAGGAAAATAGGAACGGAGCGGCGAGTAATGAGTTGGAATAAGAGGGTACCAGCGCCGGCCCCAAACAGTGCAACGTTAGGATCTAATCCCGTTAACAACGGAACAAGAACCAGTGCACCAAATGCTACAAATAACATTTGTGCGCCAATAATGGCATTTTTCATCGTATTTTCCCTGATGCTATAAAAATTGGGGGAATTTTATCACTTTTGTAATCGATTACCATATGTATTCAATAGAAAATCGTCGACTTTTTGTCTGTAACGGAGAGAAAATGGTCTGAAAACTGGAATTTTGACGCTATCCTGAATCCCATCTCTTGCCCGGGGTTCGATACTTGCTTATCATCAAGCTTCATGAATAGGGAACGATAGAATGTTATGCGCTATTTAGCTTTATTGTTAATCGGGGTCATATCACTGCCAGCGGCAGCGGTGACTAAAGTGAACTTGTATCAAACACAGGTAACGGTTGATCCACAAAATGCACAATCGGATGATCAGATTAGAATCCAAGGTATGGAGCAAGTTTTAGTTCGTGCCACAGGTTCCACATCGGCATTGCAAAATAGTGTTGTAAAAAAAGCACTCAATAATAACGACCAGTACCTCACACAGATCAGTCGTACAGAGAACGACCAAGGTCAAGGGGTGGTGAAACTGGGATTCAATGGCGTCCATATTCGCGAGTTGCTCACTCAAGCTCAATTGCCCTTCTGGCCGGCACAACGCACCAATATTCTGGTTTGGTTAGTAAAAGATACCGATTATGACCGTCAGATTATCTGGGAAAGCAGCCGCTCCCCCTTGCTTAAAGAAATGCGTCAAGAAGCCAGAGTCCGCGGATTGCCGTTAACCTTGCCCGTTGGCGATTTTTCTGACGTGACAGGCTTATCCACCACGGATCTTTGGGGAGGCTTTAGCGATGCGATAGGTGAGGCGAGTGCGCGTTACCCGACCGATGCCATCATGGTGGTACAAGCGCAAGGAGATGAGCTGCATTGGACGCTGTATGATCAACCGGCACATGCGATGCAAGACGATTTTAAAGAACCGGTCACCGGCCAAGCGAGTGGTGATGATGCAATGAAGACCATGATTGACACGATCAGTGAATATTATGCTCAGCGTGGTGGCGTTATCGTTTCCGACCAATCCTCTCAGTCATTAAATGCGGACTTTACTCATGTGACGGATGCGCAAGATTTCTTTAATATAGAGAAAATGCTGACATCATTAAGTTCGGTTGCATCCGTGAATGTGCAGCATATTAAAGGTGATGACGTACAATATCGTATTCACCTACTCACCTCGGCGGATGTCTTCAAAGACGAAGTATTGAGAAACGATGCGGTACAAAGCTCTGACCGTCAGAATGATTGGATGAATGTGGAAAAAATGCCGCAATTTTCCCACTCCAACAGCCAAGTGGATTCCACCGGGCTGGCCCCATCTTCTGGTGACAGTGAGACATCCATGGCGATGGATTCTGGTGATTCACAGTCGCTGGATGGTCCATCACCGTCTGCGAATGATGGAACTTCTGCGGATTCACCGCAGCCACATAGACCGACTCTGCATTTTATTTGGAATCACGAAAACGGATAAACAGAGTTTAAGAGAAGAAAAGCGCAGCTATCGGCTGCGCTTTTTTGTTGCCCACTGTTTGGAGCAAAAGAGCTTTCGCTTAGTGCTGCCGCCTAGTACATCGGCGGTTAACTTGTGCTCAGACCTTTCATTTGAGTGGCCACCAAAGCTAGGCGTTTTCCTAGATGTTGCGTTAGAGTGATTTCATCGGGAGATAATGAGTCACTATGTCCGCTCACATGGCTCGCCCCATAAGGGGTTCCACCATGTTTGGTGGTGTGCAGCGCAGGTTGTGAATAAGGAATGCCCAAGATCATCATGCCATGATGGAGCAGTGGCAGCATCATGGTATTTTGGGTGGTTTCCTGGCCGCCATGAAGGCTGGACGATGAGGTAAACACACACGCAGGTTTGTCAATGAGATCGCCTCCGACCCATAGGGCTGTGGTTTGATCCCAAAAGTGCTTCATGGGCGCAGACATGTTACCAAACCACACCGGACTGCCCATGGCCAAACCATCACAATGTTTGAGTTCCTCAAGGCTGAGGATGGGATCGACGGGGTCATGTGGCGAGTCAGTAAACTCCGACACGGTACGTAATAACGCTTCACATCCCGCTACGGATTCCACCCCGCGCGCAATGTGGCGAGCAAGTGTGCGCGTACTGCCGTGTCGGCTGTGATAGAGCACGACAACTTGAGTACTCATAAAATCTCAAGCACGCTTTCGGGTGGACGGCCAATACGGGCATGTTCCCCATTGACAACGATCGGACGTTCGATCAATTTTGGCGTGTCTACCATCGCTTGAAACAGCGCATCATCGCTCAAGGATTGGTCATCAAGATTTTGGCTTTTATAAGCCTCTTCCTTGGTTCTCATCATTTTACGAACACTATCTAAACCGAGTTTGGCAAACAATGTTTTAAGCTCTTCGAGTGACGGCGGCGTTTCTAAGTATTTCACCACTTCAGGCTGGACATTATTGGCTTCTAGCAGTACTAAGGTCTCACGACTTTTTGAGCATCTTGGGTTATGATAAATCACGACTGACATAGTCTCTTCCTATCTCTTAGTTTTTCTGTAACGCTGTAAAACGATCACGTTGAACGAGCAGTTGGTCAATTCGGGCATCGTAACGCGCTTGTTCGAGGCTGCCCAGCTTAGCGAGTTGACTCGCTT of Vibrio zhugei contains these proteins:
- the kdsA gene encoding 3-deoxy-8-phosphooctulonate synthase, translating into MEQKIVHVGDIPVANDKPFTLFAGMNVLESRDMAMRICEHYVNVTNKLNIPYVFKASFDKANRSSIHSYRGPGLDEGLKIFQEIKETFGVKIITDVHNEAQAQPVSEVVDVIQLPAFLARQTDLVEAMAKTGAVINVKKPQFMSPGQVGNIVEKFAECGNENIILCERGSCHGYDNLVVDILGFGVMKKASQGSPIIFDVTHSLQNRDPSGAASGGRREQTVELAKAGLATGIAGLFIEAHPDPDNAKCDGPSALPLDKLEPFLQQMKALDDMIKGFEHIDIK
- the ybaK gene encoding Cys-tRNA(Pro) deacylase, with translation MTPAINLAKKKKTPHTIHQYQHDPNSESYGEEAARVLGQDPSTVFKTLLFALNGEEKQLAVAVIPVSLRLNLKLAAKAAKAKKAEMAKPDIAEKTTGYVVGGISPLGQKKALPTFIHHSAELQDTICVSAGKRGLEIELSPQDLAMLTRGTFVDLCGE
- a CDS encoding uracil-xanthine permease family protein, which codes for MKNAIIGAQMLFVAFGALVLVPLLTGLDPNVALFGAGAGTLLFQLITRRSVPIFLASSFAFIAPIMYGTQAFGIAATMGGLVAAGMVYVLLGAAIKVRGVGFIHKLLPPVVVGPVIMVIGLGLAPTAVNMAMGKSGDGSAQLVNGDYALWIALASLLTTIAISVYVKGFFRLIPICGGIFVGYMLSLFFGVVDFSAIHQAAWFALPNFTMPEFNINAILFMIPVAIAPAVEHVGDMIAISNVTGKDYLKKPGLHRTITGDGVATILAAFLGAPPNTTYSEVTGAVTLTRAFNPVIMTWAAVTAIALALIGKLGAFLQTIPVPVMGGIMILLFGSIATVGLNSLIKHNVDLHKSRNLVIVGVVLVFGIGGMAFGIGNFNLQGVSLCGIVGIVLNLILPQDLGENHIVDSTQLDDE
- a CDS encoding DUF2066 domain-containing protein, encoding MRYLALLLIGVISLPAAAVTKVNLYQTQVTVDPQNAQSDDQIRIQGMEQVLVRATGSTSALQNSVVKKALNNNDQYLTQISRTENDQGQGVVKLGFNGVHIRELLTQAQLPFWPAQRTNILVWLVKDTDYDRQIIWESSRSPLLKEMRQEARVRGLPLTLPVGDFSDVTGLSTTDLWGGFSDAIGEASARYPTDAIMVVQAQGDELHWTLYDQPAHAMQDDFKEPVTGQASGDDAMKTMIDTISEYYAQRGGVIVSDQSSQSLNADFTHVTDAQDFFNIEKMLTSLSSVASVNVQHIKGDDVQYRIHLLTSADVFKDEVLRNDAVQSSDRQNDWMNVEKMPQFSHSNSQVDSTGLAPSSGDSETSMAMDSGDSQSLDGPSPSANDGTSADSPQPHRPTLHFIWNHENG
- the wrbA gene encoding NAD(P)H:quinone oxidoreductase, whose amino-acid sequence is MSTQVVVLYHSRHGSTRTLARHIARGVESVAGCEALLRTVSEFTDSPHDPVDPILSLEELKHCDGLAMGSPVWFGNMSAPMKHFWDQTTALWVGGDLIDKPACVFTSSSSLHGGQETTQNTMMLPLLHHGMMILGIPYSQPALHTTKHGGTPYGASHVSGHSDSLSPDEITLTQHLGKRLALVATQMKGLSTS
- the arsC gene encoding arsenate reductase (glutaredoxin) (This arsenate reductase requires both glutathione and glutaredoxin to convert arsenate to arsenite, after which the efflux transporter formed by ArsA and ArsB can extrude the arsenite from the cell, providing resistance.), with the translated sequence MSVVIYHNPRCSKSRETLVLLEANNVQPEVVKYLETPPSLEELKTLFAKLGLDSVRKMMRTKEEAYKSQNLDDQSLSDDALFQAMVDTPKLIERPIVVNGEHARIGRPPESVLEIL